A single Parabacteroides timonensis DNA region contains:
- a CDS encoding nucleotidyltransferase family protein yields MKTKKEYIELLRSYFLNNARYYGVVRMALFGSIVQDEQTENSDVDVAYEGEANLLLRSRMKQELELLFGCRVDLVRLREQLSGSTFGKSISKDLIYV; encoded by the coding sequence ATGAAGACAAAAAAAGAATATATAGAATTGTTACGTAGCTACTTTTTGAATAATGCCAGATATTATGGTGTTGTCCGGATGGCTCTGTTTGGCTCTATTGTTCAAGATGAACAAACTGAAAATAGCGATGTCGATGTAGCTTATGAAGGTGAGGCAAATCTTCTGCTAAGAAGTCGCATGAAACAGGAATTGGAATTATTATTTGGATGTAGAGTTGATCTGGTCCGTTTGAGAGAACAATTATCTGGCTCTACTTTTGGAAAGAGTATATCAAAAGATTTGATATATGTTTGA
- a CDS encoding DegT/DnrJ/EryC1/StrS family aminotransferase, with translation MFEKQIQMVDLHGQYYRLKKEIDIAMQAVIESSAFINGPQVRTFGDHLAGYLNIPYVIPCGNGTDALQIALMALELQPGDEVIVPSFTYVAAAEVIALLGLTPVLVDVDPQTFNIDSRKIEGAISRNTKAVIAVHLFGQSSDMEPLLKIAERYHLYVIEDNAQSIGAEYTFADGRVKKTGTMGHIGTTSFFPSKPLACYGDGGALMTSDAVLAKRIRMIANHGQELKYHHKLIGCNSRLDTLQAAILDVKLKYIDEFTEARRIVAARYDEALSSCDLLILPKKSAFSTHVYHQYTVRLKPVAGFSSIAEQRKLLQDYLKEKGIPSMVYYPLPLQAQDAYKWMARTPGSIDESARLSQCVLSLPIHTEMTKEEQEYIIDAIVNFKYNE, from the coding sequence ATGTTTGAAAAACAGATACAAATGGTCGATTTGCATGGACAATATTATCGTCTGAAAAAGGAGATAGATATTGCAATGCAAGCAGTAATTGAAAGCAGTGCCTTTATCAATGGACCTCAGGTGAGAACCTTTGGAGATCATTTGGCCGGGTATCTGAATATTCCTTATGTGATTCCATGCGGGAATGGAACGGATGCTTTGCAGATTGCATTGATGGCTCTGGAACTACAACCTGGTGATGAGGTGATTGTTCCTTCATTCACATATGTGGCTGCTGCGGAAGTGATTGCCTTATTAGGGTTAACACCGGTACTGGTAGATGTCGATCCGCAAACATTTAATATCGATTCTCGGAAGATAGAGGGGGCGATCTCTCGCAATACTAAGGCTGTTATAGCAGTACATTTATTCGGGCAATCTAGTGATATGGAGCCGCTCCTGAAAATTGCTGAGAGGTATCATTTGTATGTGATAGAAGATAATGCCCAGTCCATTGGCGCTGAATATACTTTTGCGGATGGTCGCGTAAAGAAAACGGGTACAATGGGACATATCGGGACAACATCTTTCTTTCCTTCCAAACCGTTGGCCTGTTATGGGGATGGAGGGGCCTTGATGACCTCCGACGCGGTTCTGGCTAAACGTATCCGTATGATTGCCAATCATGGGCAGGAGCTTAAATATCATCATAAACTGATCGGATGTAATTCAAGACTGGATACTTTGCAGGCTGCTATTTTGGATGTGAAACTGAAATATATCGATGAATTTACGGAAGCCCGCAGGATAGTGGCTGCAAGATACGATGAGGCGTTGTCTTCGTGTGACCTGTTGATTCTTCCGAAGAAATCGGCATTTTCCACTCATGTATATCATCAGTATACGGTTCGGTTGAAGCCTGTTGCCGGTTTCTCATCTATTGCGGAGCAACGGAAGCTTTTACAGGATTATCTGAAAGAGAAAGGTATTCCTTCAATGGTCTATTATCCGTTGCCTTTACAGGCGCAGGATGCTTATAAATGGATGGCGCGTACACCGGGAAGCATTGATGAATCGGCCCGTTTGAGTCAATGCGTTCTGTCATTGCCTATCCATACTGAAATGACAAAAGAAGAACAAGAGTATATAATTGATGCGATAGTCAATTTTAAGTATAATGAATAA
- a CDS encoding Gfo/Idh/MocA family protein — MNKIKFAVVGCGHIGKRHAEMVTRDPDAELVALCDIRPREELGIDAYDVPFFSGLQDLLQSNIQVDVVNVCTPNGLHASMAVQAVEAGCNVVIEKPMALTLADAEKVVYASLKYHKQVFCVMQNRYSPPSVWIKEMIESGKLGKIYMVQLNCYWNRDDRYYKPGGWHGDAALDGGTLFTQFSHFIDIMYWLFGDICNIQARFADFNHEKLTDFEDSGFVNFNFVNGGMGSLNYSTSVWNRNMESSMLIVAENGSVKIGGQYMNEVEYCHVKDYEMPELAPTNPGNDYGPYKGSAQNHNFVIRNVVRVLSGSGSESITTNVLEGMKVVDMIQRIYALKEQQR; from the coding sequence ATGAATAAGATAAAATTTGCTGTAGTAGGCTGTGGGCATATCGGAAAACGTCATGCCGAAATGGTTACCCGTGATCCGGATGCCGAACTGGTTGCCTTGTGTGATATTCGTCCGCGTGAAGAGTTGGGAATCGATGCCTACGATGTACCTTTCTTTTCTGGTTTGCAGGATTTGTTGCAGAGTAATATTCAGGTAGATGTAGTTAATGTCTGCACACCGAATGGTTTGCATGCCTCTATGGCGGTACAGGCTGTTGAGGCTGGCTGTAACGTAGTAATAGAAAAGCCGATGGCTCTGACATTGGCAGATGCGGAGAAGGTGGTCTATGCCTCTTTGAAATATCATAAGCAAGTGTTTTGTGTGATGCAGAACCGCTATTCCCCTCCTTCTGTTTGGATTAAAGAGATGATCGAGTCCGGAAAATTGGGTAAGATCTATATGGTTCAGCTGAATTGCTACTGGAATCGTGACGACCGTTATTATAAACCGGGTGGTTGGCATGGAGATGCTGCACTTGATGGTGGAACACTTTTCACCCAGTTCTCTCATTTTATCGATATTATGTACTGGTTGTTTGGTGATATATGTAATATTCAGGCTCGTTTTGCTGATTTCAATCACGAAAAGCTGACGGATTTTGAAGACTCCGGCTTTGTGAACTTCAATTTTGTGAACGGTGGCATGGGGAGCTTAAACTATTCTACCTCCGTATGGAATAGGAATATGGAAAGCAGTATGCTGATCGTAGCCGAGAATGGTAGCGTAAAAATCGGTGGACAATATATGAACGAAGTGGAATATTGCCATGTGAAGGATTACGAAATGCCTGAACTGGCTCCGACTAATCCCGGTAATGACTATGGTCCTTATAAAGGTTCGGCCCAGAACCATAACTTCGTAATTCGTAATGTTGTCCGTGTACTTTCGGGTTCAGGCTCGGAAAGTATTACTACCAATGTACTGGAGGGTATGAAGGTGGTGGATATGATACAGCGCATTTACGCACTAAAAGAGCAACAACGTTGA
- a CDS encoding PCMD domain-containing protein has product MKGRNSIWCFLVGLLLTGCVENDLPYPTIEGIIEEFAVEGQTSVKIDKTSASVSVKVADTLDLRDLRVEKLVVTSGMTVIPDSIACKDFRHFPDTGFVSVDSLPETVNTRMNFKKPVSFLLRLYQDYPWKVTVVHDILRKVTVANQLGASLIDADTHNVIIYVDSTAQPSLRNVKIETFQLGSSIAKTTPEPSEVTDFTRPRIFQVSAFDETEEWTVSVAYPPAGMSFTSLSAWAKRAVVTGKTLTGQVSARYRGKPQAETKADSEEGWEEVLSSEIEIDEEGNFTLVFTHLKPAMEYEYQLTVDGASEDIKTFTTEAVELVPNLSLDDWFKDGKSWYADLDLTPENYFWDSGNKGSNAVGEANPTSPETSDVVKGKAARLESKTVAGVFAAGSLYTGTFGKVEGLSGASLNFGRPYTGRPSALRGYYKYNSGTIDKAKDPYKELEGRKDSCHIYMALFSGWTSPFPVNTNTGTFVDLTWNNENLLAFGQLVQGETVKDYTQFRIDMEYRDQTTKPTYILIVASASKYGDYFTGSTSSVLLLDELELVFE; this is encoded by the coding sequence ATGAAGGGAAGAAATAGTATCTGGTGTTTTTTAGTAGGTCTGCTGCTGACAGGCTGTGTGGAAAACGATCTGCCTTATCCTACCATCGAAGGGATTATCGAAGAGTTTGCCGTTGAAGGACAGACTTCGGTAAAGATCGATAAGACTTCGGCTTCCGTCTCTGTAAAGGTGGCGGATACATTGGACCTGAGGGACCTGAGAGTGGAAAAGCTGGTCGTTACTTCGGGTATGACCGTTATACCGGATTCTATAGCTTGCAAAGACTTCCGCCATTTCCCGGATACCGGATTTGTGTCGGTTGACAGTTTGCCCGAGACGGTCAATACGCGAATGAACTTTAAGAAACCGGTTTCTTTTCTGCTTCGTTTGTATCAGGATTATCCTTGGAAAGTGACGGTGGTACATGATATACTGCGTAAAGTAACTGTTGCAAACCAGCTGGGGGCTTCCCTGATCGATGCTGATACGCATAATGTAATTATATATGTGGATTCAACAGCCCAGCCTTCTTTACGTAATGTGAAAATAGAGACCTTCCAGTTAGGTAGCAGCATTGCAAAAACGACACCCGAACCGTCGGAGGTAACCGATTTTACCCGTCCTCGTATTTTCCAGGTATCCGCTTTTGATGAAACGGAAGAATGGACCGTGAGTGTGGCGTATCCGCCTGCCGGAATGTCGTTTACCTCTTTGTCGGCATGGGCAAAGCGGGCGGTTGTGACGGGTAAGACATTGACCGGGCAGGTTTCGGCTCGCTATCGAGGTAAACCGCAGGCGGAGACAAAGGCTGATTCGGAAGAAGGCTGGGAGGAAGTGCTTTCCAGTGAAATAGAGATAGATGAAGAAGGAAACTTCACGTTGGTCTTTACGCATCTTAAACCGGCTATGGAGTATGAATATCAGTTAACGGTGGACGGTGCATCCGAGGATATCAAAACATTTACGACGGAGGCGGTGGAGTTGGTGCCGAACCTCTCGTTGGACGATTGGTTTAAAGATGGCAAAAGCTGGTATGCCGACCTCGATCTGACTCCGGAGAATTATTTCTGGGATTCAGGAAACAAAGGCTCGAATGCCGTAGGTGAAGCGAATCCGACTTCTCCGGAAACCAGTGATGTCGTAAAGGGGAAAGCTGCTCGTCTGGAAAGTAAAACGGTAGCCGGTGTGTTTGCTGCCGGTAGTTTGTATACCGGGACTTTTGGTAAGGTTGAAGGGCTGAGTGGTGCTTCGTTGAATTTCGGTCGTCCGTATACGGGTCGTCCGTCTGCTTTGCGTGGCTATTATAAATACAATTCCGGTACCATCGATAAAGCGAAAGATCCGTATAAGGAGCTGGAAGGGCGTAAGGATTCTTGCCATATTTATATGGCTTTGTTTTCCGGCTGGACATCTCCGTTCCCTGTCAATACGAATACCGGAACATTTGTCGACCTGACCTGGAACAATGAGAATCTGCTCGCCTTCGGTCAGCTGGTTCAGGGTGAAACTGTCAAAGATTACACCCAGTTCCGCATCGACATGGAATATCGTGATCAAACAACAAAACCAACATATATATTGATCGTCGCTTCAGCCAGTAAGTATGGCGATTACTTTACAGGCAGTACGAGTAGCGTGTTGTTGTTGGATGAGTTGGAGTTGGTGTTTGAGTAG
- a CDS encoding InlB B-repeat-containing protein, whose translation MIKRIKWWLVPVMVMIGYLEGRAADVASASDLQAILGEHASVSGNTVTLNGDVTINQSITITGGSITLNLNGYTLISDQTGAASTALGILVNGATANVLITGNLSLNSTVGKIEVRAAKGEKKTFGNGGPGYTAVGVQYNLGTLNIQNIQLNMKPGEGGDKGIAGSKGPYGNAYPIDPEGSYTVNDMVPAGWYIPEASENDYINIGNGPSQEKTTSYSVSVKSITYNATFNPSSGTLIPENPLTFSYTVGTQNVSLPSVSKTGYTFDGWTCNGSKVDPSHLPTTKDRKATVNVTFNADLSPIKYNIEYDLKGGTNPAETKFTYTIEDKVDLPIPTRSTYIFDGWFLTPDYSGEKQMIIPTGSMEDKKFYAKWYQYTISYDVGENGKMPDSYPKVYSLGDIFDLPKPTSSDTKKEFVAWFDNIDYTGTPYYSVKGLTGNKTFYAKWLTAMSITYHLNGGTNPKDAPITFTVESKDVILPTPTRDGYTFFGWFDNNTFSGLKKEKIPTGTDKNQTFYAKWTPTIYKITYNLNGGTNPDGIKQTYTIEDNDIKLPSPTRDGGTFAGWFTDSNFSQSITTISKGTTGDKTLYAKWNLTTYTIKLDTKGGSSLGDISYTIDTDNMALSTKVRKEGYIFAGWYKDEGYTQPFGETISKGTSGNFTLYAKWNPVNYTIKYETYSDVEVASSTYTIEKEVTLPVPQRSAYSFAGWYESDRLEGKSIMAIAKGTIGNKTLYAKWSAGSVVTISQGANGTFTVKNGDKEIKSGEYVGPKTELTLTATPVAPYTLSKWVVNGKDVIGNPAKVEMPATNGLAVSAVFVDNRTAVSAPEIITTPTNTDKVPKGESVKVRLNKTDESAALYYSVDGAPDKAYNGEFLVSSAKDTLVIKAIARKTGFKDGVTTRQVVFDNNKISLTFDLPLGVKATNPTGGDVVTATTSGGSFEFILTVDKAYYTNLDSMVVSANDSTITGNASGLYTLTNCSSDITVTVSGLKAKTCTVTLQQTENGQIKFTDGADETTSEVGYGSSVSITAVADEDFKFLQWNTGSQSNPLNLTVSRDTTISARFISDYKSYMMTLPQMEGVTVKPFSGYSTEVKKDGTFKFYLVLAKGYREGNLVVRANGEELTKNKGGYAIYHINKNISISVDGIVRDSIKLTLPDHVTAKVVETMSDVAGQGLFEETMLLLQAKAPEGKIFSKWTDGKTDNPRMATAVDAAQLIPLFTDKEDAAYAKVILNQSPGAGITGANSNMDAVKSGDVVQLKVVLLPAYSQSEVVLTADDKVLIPETSLRAASETKTYVYNLPVDKDGITVKVSGLKLNSYEVAVSQTNGGTVSAVPAGKVIHGDKVQLKAEAASGMLFVKWWDGNTLNPYPYTVASDTEVKACFVGTESTVDNESIRKDDKVSVSVTGRVLSVAVTEKSALYIWDYKGSLFRNQTIPAGEYTMSLPSGVYLVKVGDMIVRKVVVR comes from the coding sequence ATGATAAAGCGAATAAAATGGTGGCTGGTACCAGTAATGGTAATGATCGGATACCTAGAAGGGAGAGCTGCAGATGTGGCATCTGCTTCTGACTTGCAGGCTATTTTAGGAGAACATGCCTCAGTTAGTGGGAATACTGTGACTTTGAATGGTGATGTTACAATCAATCAATCAATAACGATTACAGGTGGATCTATAACTCTGAACTTGAATGGGTATACATTGATAAGTGATCAAACGGGTGCAGCCTCTACTGCTTTAGGTATATTAGTGAATGGAGCAACTGCGAATGTTTTAATTACAGGGAATTTATCACTTAATAGTACTGTAGGTAAAATTGAGGTTAGGGCTGCAAAAGGGGAAAAAAAGACTTTTGGTAATGGGGGTCCTGGATATACTGCTGTTGGAGTTCAATATAATTTGGGAACTTTAAATATTCAGAATATACAATTGAATATGAAGCCAGGAGAAGGAGGGGATAAAGGTATAGCTGGTAGTAAAGGGCCTTATGGTAATGCTTATCCCATCGACCCAGAAGGCTCATATACTGTAAATGATATGGTTCCTGCTGGTTGGTATATTCCAGAGGCTTCTGAGAATGATTATATAAACATAGGAAATGGACCTTCTCAAGAAAAAACCACTTCATATTCAGTATCTGTTAAGTCCATAACTTATAATGCTACGTTCAATCCTTCATCTGGAACACTAATTCCTGAAAATCCTTTGACGTTTTCTTATACTGTTGGAACCCAGAATGTGAGTTTACCTTCCGTCTCTAAAACAGGTTATACCTTTGATGGATGGACTTGCAATGGCTCAAAAGTTGACCCTTCTCATTTGCCAACAACAAAAGATCGAAAAGCTACGGTTAATGTAACTTTTAATGCCGATTTATCACCAATTAAATATAATATCGAATACGATTTGAAGGGTGGTACAAATCCTGCAGAAACAAAATTCACTTATACGATAGAAGATAAGGTTGATTTACCAATCCCAACTCGTTCAACTTATATCTTTGACGGTTGGTTTTTAACTCCTGATTATTCAGGGGAGAAGCAAATGATAATACCGACTGGCAGCATGGAGGATAAGAAGTTTTATGCGAAATGGTATCAGTACACAATTTCCTATGATGTGGGGGAGAATGGTAAGATGCCGGATTCCTATCCAAAAGTCTATTCATTAGGAGATATTTTCGATTTACCGAAACCGACCTCTTCAGATACGAAGAAAGAATTTGTTGCTTGGTTTGATAATATTGACTATACGGGTACTCCTTATTATTCTGTTAAAGGGCTGACTGGTAATAAAACTTTTTATGCGAAATGGCTTACCGCTATGTCAATCACTTATCACCTAAATGGAGGAACTAACCCGAAGGATGCTCCAATCACTTTCACAGTAGAGTCAAAAGATGTCATATTGCCAACTCCGACTAGGGATGGATATACTTTCTTTGGATGGTTTGATAATAATACTTTCTCCGGATTAAAAAAAGAGAAGATTCCTACAGGTACAGATAAGAATCAGACATTTTATGCTAAATGGACTCCAACTATTTATAAAATAACTTATAACTTGAATGGCGGTACAAACCCGGATGGAATTAAGCAAACTTATACAATCGAAGACAATGACATAAAGTTGCCATCTCCAACTAGAGACGGTGGTACTTTTGCCGGTTGGTTTACTGATTCCAATTTTAGCCAATCAATTACAACGATCTCCAAAGGGACTACAGGAGATAAAACATTATATGCTAAATGGAATTTAACAACCTATACCATAAAGTTAGATACAAAAGGTGGTTCTTCTTTAGGAGATATCTCTTATACCATTGATACGGATAACATGGCTTTGTCTACAAAAGTTCGAAAAGAGGGTTATATATTTGCTGGTTGGTATAAAGACGAGGGTTATACACAACCTTTTGGAGAAACCATTTCTAAAGGAACTTCTGGAAACTTTACTTTGTATGCCAAATGGAATCCGGTTAATTATACGATTAAATATGAAACGTATAGTGATGTAGAAGTCGCATCATCAACTTATACTATTGAAAAGGAAGTTACTTTACCTGTTCCGCAACGAAGTGCATACTCTTTTGCCGGTTGGTATGAATCAGATCGATTGGAAGGAAAATCTATAATGGCAATAGCAAAAGGTACTATTGGCAATAAAACCCTTTATGCCAAATGGTCTGCAGGTTCTGTGGTAACTATATCTCAGGGAGCGAACGGCACTTTCACTGTAAAGAATGGCGATAAAGAAATCAAATCAGGTGAATATGTTGGGCCTAAGACTGAATTAACTTTGACAGCTACTCCGGTTGCTCCCTATACATTGAGTAAATGGGTTGTTAATGGCAAAGATGTGATCGGTAATCCCGCAAAAGTAGAAATGCCTGCAACTAATGGTTTGGCTGTTTCGGCTGTTTTTGTTGATAACCGGACAGCTGTTTCAGCCCCTGAAATTATAACGACTCCGACCAATACAGATAAAGTGCCGAAAGGAGAGAGCGTAAAGGTTCGACTGAACAAAACAGATGAGTCTGCTGCTTTGTATTATAGTGTAGATGGAGCTCCGGATAAAGCATATAATGGAGAGTTTCTTGTTTCAAGTGCAAAAGATACTCTGGTCATCAAGGCGATTGCTCGTAAAACAGGTTTTAAGGATGGGGTGACAACTCGACAGGTTGTGTTCGACAATAATAAAATTTCCCTGACTTTCGATCTCCCTTTAGGTGTGAAAGCAACCAATCCTACTGGTGGTGATGTGGTGACGGCTACCACTAGTGGAGGTTCTTTTGAGTTTATATTGACGGTGGATAAAGCTTATTATACGAATCTAGATTCAATGGTTGTCTCGGCGAATGATTCGACGATTACGGGGAATGCTTCCGGGCTTTATACGTTGACGAACTGCTCGTCCGATATTACGGTGACTGTCTCCGGTTTGAAAGCTAAAACTTGTACGGTTACATTGCAGCAGACAGAGAACGGACAGATCAAGTTTACCGATGGTGCAGACGAAACGACTTCGGAAGTTGGATACGGATCATCGGTATCGATCACGGCAGTTGCTGATGAGGACTTTAAGTTCCTGCAATGGAATACCGGCAGCCAAAGCAACCCGCTGAACCTGACGGTTAGCAGGGATACGACTATTTCTGCCCGTTTCATTTCTGATTATAAGTCGTATATGATGACTTTGCCGCAGATGGAAGGAGTGACCGTGAAACCGTTCTCCGGTTATTCTACCGAAGTGAAGAAAGACGGAACGTTTAAGTTTTATCTGGTTCTCGCTAAAGGATACCGTGAAGGAAATCTGGTTGTTCGTGCCAATGGTGAAGAGTTGACAAAGAATAAAGGAGGATATGCGATCTACCATATAAATAAGAACATCAGCATCTCGGTCGATGGTATTGTCCGGGATTCCATAAAGCTGACATTGCCGGATCATGTGACGGCGAAAGTTGTTGAAACGATGTCCGACGTAGCAGGTCAAGGGCTATTTGAAGAAACGATGCTTTTGCTTCAGGCGAAAGCGCCCGAAGGCAAAATCTTTAGTAAATGGACGGACGGAAAGACGGATAATCCCCGAATGGCAACGGCAGTGGATGCAGCCCAGCTCATACCTCTGTTTACAGATAAGGAAGATGCTGCGTATGCAAAGGTGATCCTGAATCAATCACCGGGAGCTGGTATTACGGGAGCCAATTCGAATATGGATGCAGTGAAGAGTGGTGATGTTGTGCAATTGAAAGTTGTTTTGCTTCCTGCTTATAGCCAGAGCGAAGTCGTTTTGACAGCCGATGACAAGGTGCTGATTCCTGAAACTTCTTTACGCGCAGCATCTGAGACGAAGACCTATGTATATAATTTGCCGGTGGATAAAGACGGTATAACGGTGAAAGTATCGGGACTGAAACTAAATAGCTACGAGGTTGCAGTGAGCCAGACTAACGGTGGTACGGTATCTGCTGTTCCGGCAGGAAAGGTTATTCATGGGGATAAAGTTCAGTTGAAGGCAGAGGCGGCTTCCGGCATGTTGTTTGTCAAATGGTGGGATGGCAACACCCTGAATCCTTATCCGTATACGGTCGCCTCTGATACGGAAGTAAAAGCCTGTTTCGTTGGAACAGAATCGACTGTCGATAATGAATCCATCCGCAAAGACGATAAGGTTTCGGTTTCAGTAACAGGACGGGTATTATCTGTCGCAGTCACCGAAAAGTCAGCGCTATACATCTGGGATTACAAAGGCTCTTTGTTCCGTAACCAAACAATACCGGCAGGAGAATATACAATGTCATTACCCTCCGGAGTTTATCTGGTTAAGGTGGGAGATATGATAGTTCGAAAGGTTGTAGTTCGATAA
- the metG gene encoding methionine--tRNA ligase, whose translation MEKQFKRTLITTALPYANGPVHIGHLAGVYVPADIYARYLRLKGEDVLMIGGSDEHGVPITLRAKKEGVTPQDVVDRFHGIIKKSFEEFGITFDIYSRTTSPTHRQVASDFFRTLYEKGEFIEKTSEQYYDEEAKQFLADRYITGTCPHCGNEKAYGDQCEACGTSLSPTDLINPKSAISGSEPVMKETKHWYLPLDKHEPFLRQWILEDHKEWKSNVYGQCKSWLDMGLQPRAVSRDLDWGIPVPVEGAEGKVLYVWFDAPIGYISNTKELLPDSWETWWKDPETKMLHFIGKDNIVFHCIVFPSMLKAEGSFNLPENVPANEFLNLEGDKISTSRNWAVWLNEYLVDMPGKQDVLRYVLTANAPETKDNDFTWKDFQARNNNELVAILGNFVNRALVLTEKYFEGKVPAAGELTDYDRQTLKDFADVKANVERLLDTYHFRDAQKEAMNLARIGNKYLADTEPWKLAKTDMERVATIMNISLQITANLAIAFEPFLPFSMEKLNKMLNVEPLGWNRLGSTDLLEAGHQLGKSELLFEKIEDSVIEAQIQKLLDTKKANEEASYKAKPVRENIEFDDFTKLDIRVGTILECTKVPKADKLLQFRIDDGLEKRTIVSGIAQHYAPEELVGKQVCFIANLAPRKLKGIVSEGMILSAENFDGKLAVITPEKEVKPGSEVK comes from the coding sequence ATGGAAAAACAGTTTAAGAGAACGCTGATTACTACGGCGTTGCCGTATGCGAACGGGCCGGTACATATCGGGCACCTGGCTGGTGTATATGTGCCTGCCGATATATATGCCCGTTACCTTCGCCTGAAGGGGGAGGATGTTTTGATGATCGGAGGATCGGATGAGCACGGTGTGCCTATTACGCTCCGGGCTAAGAAAGAAGGAGTTACACCGCAGGATGTGGTGGACCGTTTTCATGGTATCATCAAGAAGTCTTTCGAGGAGTTCGGTATCACATTCGATATTTATTCCCGTACAACCTCGCCTACACATCGTCAGGTAGCCTCGGATTTCTTCCGTACCCTGTATGAAAAAGGGGAGTTTATTGAAAAGACAAGCGAACAATATTATGATGAGGAAGCCAAACAATTCCTTGCCGACCGTTATATAACCGGTACATGCCCGCATTGTGGCAATGAAAAGGCGTATGGCGACCAGTGTGAAGCCTGCGGTACCTCATTGAGTCCGACAGACCTGATCAATCCGAAATCTGCCATCAGCGGTAGCGAGCCGGTGATGAAGGAAACCAAACACTGGTATCTGCCGTTGGATAAACATGAACCGTTCCTGCGTCAGTGGATTCTCGAAGACCATAAAGAATGGAAATCAAATGTATACGGACAGTGCAAGAGCTGGTTGGATATGGGGTTGCAGCCACGTGCTGTAAGTCGTGACCTAGACTGGGGTATTCCTGTTCCCGTAGAAGGAGCGGAGGGTAAGGTGCTTTATGTATGGTTTGACGCACCGATCGGTTATATCTCCAATACAAAAGAGTTGTTACCGGATAGCTGGGAGACATGGTGGAAAGATCCTGAAACAAAGATGTTGCATTTTATCGGAAAGGATAATATTGTATTCCACTGCATTGTATTCCCGTCTATGTTGAAGGCCGAAGGTTCTTTCAACTTGCCGGAGAACGTACCTGCCAATGAGTTTCTGAACTTGGAAGGTGATAAGATCTCAACTTCACGTAACTGGGCTGTTTGGCTGAACGAATATCTGGTGGATATGCCAGGTAAACAGGATGTGTTGCGTTATGTCCTGACAGCTAATGCTCCTGAAACAAAAGATAATGATTTTACCTGGAAAGATTTCCAGGCTCGTAATAATAATGAACTGGTTGCTATCCTGGGTAACTTTGTGAATCGTGCCTTGGTGCTGACAGAGAAATACTTCGAAGGGAAGGTTCCAGCTGCCGGTGAACTGACAGATTATGACCGTCAGACATTGAAGGATTTTGCAGATGTAAAAGCTAATGTAGAACGTTTATTGGATACATATCATTTCCGTGATGCACAGAAAGAGGCGATGAATCTGGCTCGTATCGGTAACAAATACCTGGCTGATACAGAACCTTGGAAGCTGGCGAAGACGGATATGGAACGTGTGGCGACGATCATGAATATATCATTGCAGATCACTGCCAACCTGGCAATTGCTTTTGAACCGTTCCTGCCGTTCAGTATGGAAAAGTTGAATAAGATGCTGAATGTAGAGCCGCTGGGCTGGAATCGTTTGGGTTCAACCGATTTGCTTGAAGCTGGTCATCAACTGGGTAAATCAGAACTTCTGTTCGAAAAAATTGAAGATAGTGTGATAGAGGCACAGATACAGAAGTTGCTGGATACAAAGAAAGCGAATGAGGAAGCGAGTTATAAAGCAAAACCGGTTCGTGAAAATATCGAGTTTGACGATTTTACGAAACTGGATATCCGTGTTGGTACAATTTTGGAATGTACAAAAGTTCCTAAGGCGGATAAGTTATTGCAGTTCCGTATTGATGATGGGTTGGAAAAACGTACGATCGTTTCCGGTATCGCCCAGCATTATGCTCCTGAAGAACTGGTTGGAAAACAAGTTTGCTTTATCGCTAACCTGGCTCCCCGCAAATTGAAAGGTATTGTATCGGAAGGTATGATCTTGTCTGCGGAAAACTTTGATGGTAAGCTAGCTGTGATCACTCCTGAAAAAGAGGTGAAACCAGGCAGCGAAGTAAAATAA